One Candidatus Zixiibacteriota bacterium DNA window includes the following coding sequences:
- the fliJ gene encoding flagellar export protein FliJ — translation MKKFKYRLQALLRVKEHIEKERQKVHAVAVQKVHQQTDELDRIHDSRQENLSSQRRQMTQHVSVAEMLVYSRYLTRLKREQLAGTELLNVLKGEAEEKRVELVAAAKDRRVLEKLKEKQSTKHHAEIDQAMTKENDEIALICHRRKEEG, via the coding sequence ATGAAGAAATTCAAGTACCGCCTTCAGGCTCTCTTGAGGGTCAAAGAACATATCGAGAAAGAGCGTCAAAAGGTTCACGCCGTAGCCGTGCAAAAGGTGCATCAACAGACAGACGAACTTGATCGAATTCATGACTCCCGCCAGGAAAACCTGTCTTCACAGCGTCGGCAGATGACACAACATGTTTCGGTGGCCGAGATGCTCGTCTACTCGCGTTACCTGACCCGTCTCAAACGAGAACAGTTGGCCGGGACGGAACTGTTGAATGTTTTGAAGGGTGAGGCGGAAGAGAAGCGAGTCGAACTGGTAGCTGCTGCCAAAGACCGACGGGTTCTTGAAAAACTCAAAGAAAAACAATCGACCAAGCACCATGCCGAGATCGATCAGGCGATGACGAAAGAAAACGACGAGATAGCTCTAATCTGTCATCGCCGCAAAGAAGAGGGTTGA
- the fliG gene encoding flagellar motor switch protein FliG, whose translation MNYEDMQPMQKAAVALVAFGPEVSALVLKGMSEQDLERITVEIANLRDVPAEIEEKVISECHQIFMARHYISQGGVDFARSILEKAVGTGKAKEIMHRLESTIKSSGFSLLKDIDPKQLTGFLQNEHPQTIALILTQLTSQHAAAVLAELSPELQGEVSFRIATMEKIAPDILREIEQTLEGHFEQSAGGEMSTSGGAKALAEILNLIDTSAEKNVLQSMEAGDPDLAAEIKNMMFVFDDIVLLDDRSVQRLLKEVETKDLSLALKAASDEVKAKIFSNVSERVSVMIKEEMEFMGPTRLSDVEAAQTRIVEAIRRLEEEGQIIISGRGGKEDVIV comes from the coding sequence ATGAACTACGAAGATATGCAACCGATGCAAAAAGCCGCTGTGGCTTTGGTCGCATTTGGTCCCGAAGTATCGGCCCTGGTGCTCAAAGGTATGTCCGAACAAGACCTCGAAAGGATCACCGTTGAGATTGCCAACCTGCGCGACGTGCCCGCAGAGATCGAAGAAAAAGTGATCAGTGAATGTCATCAGATTTTTATGGCGCGCCACTACATCTCACAGGGTGGTGTTGACTTTGCCCGCAGCATACTGGAAAAAGCTGTCGGAACCGGCAAGGCCAAGGAAATTATGCACCGGCTGGAGTCGACCATCAAGTCAAGTGGCTTTTCACTGTTGAAAGACATCGATCCCAAACAGCTGACGGGTTTCCTGCAAAACGAACATCCGCAGACTATCGCTTTGATTCTGACTCAGTTGACTTCGCAACATGCCGCTGCCGTATTGGCCGAGTTGTCACCGGAGTTACAGGGTGAAGTGTCCTTCCGGATCGCCACCATGGAAAAGATCGCACCGGATATTTTGCGCGAAATCGAGCAGACGCTGGAAGGTCACTTTGAACAGTCGGCCGGTGGTGAGATGTCGACATCCGGCGGCGCGAAAGCACTTGCCGAAATCCTCAACCTTATCGATACCTCGGCTGAGAAGAACGTCCTGCAGTCTATGGAAGCGGGAGACCCCGACCTGGCCGCGGAAATCAAAAACATGATGTTCGTGTTCGACGATATCGTTCTGCTGGATGATCGTTCGGTGCAGAGGCTGCTTAAGGAAGTTGAGACCAAGGACCTGTCGCTGGCCCTCAAGGCCGCTTCGGACGAAGTCAAGGCCAAGATCTTCTCGAATGTCTCCGAGCGTGTCTCGGTGATGATCAAAGAAGAGATGGAGTTCATGGGTCCTACACGTCTCTCCGATGTGGAAGCGGCTCAGACGCGCATCGTAGAAGCCATCCGTCGACTGGAGGAAGAAGGCCAGATCATCATCTCCGGTCGTGGCGGCAAAGAGGATGTCATTGTCTAA
- a CDS encoding FliH/SctL family protein has product MSKIIRQVQKAPVVYIGEKHLDRDKEILAERKLGELLPEVVVLTDPDGAKLIPVQEVDKVERYLNDRVQKATQISLQDGQKAGYDRGLNEGLAKASEVLNQLDAAIKDAVNQRESLLLEAKQKILDLVIQISRKVTYDAVKADPELTLGMISGVIDSLVDRSRLKIKVHPDHLPIIEQNIESFLKGSTTIKEISIESDPRVRYGGCFIETPTGDIDARLESQFEVIEETILAGEERL; this is encoded by the coding sequence TTGTCTAAAATAATCCGCCAAGTTCAGAAGGCGCCGGTCGTGTACATCGGCGAGAAACATCTTGATCGTGACAAGGAAATCCTGGCCGAACGAAAGCTGGGAGAGCTTCTTCCTGAAGTGGTGGTGCTTACCGACCCCGACGGAGCCAAGTTAATCCCGGTGCAGGAAGTCGACAAAGTAGAGCGCTATCTGAACGATCGGGTGCAGAAGGCAACTCAAATCAGTCTTCAGGACGGACAGAAGGCCGGGTACGACCGAGGATTGAATGAGGGCCTGGCCAAAGCAAGCGAAGTGTTGAATCAACTCGATGCGGCAATCAAGGATGCCGTCAACCAACGCGAATCGCTTCTTCTTGAAGCCAAGCAAAAGATACTCGATTTGGTCATACAGATCAGCCGAAAAGTAACATACGACGCGGTCAAGGCAGACCCGGAACTCACCCTGGGGATGATCAGTGGAGTCATCGACAGTTTGGTGGATCGTTCCCGCCTCAAGATCAAGGTCCATCCGGATCATCTGCCGATCATCGAGCAAAACATAGAGTCCTTTCTCAAAGGCTCTACCACCATCAAGGAAATCTCTATCGAATCCGATCCTCGCGTTCGCTACGGCGGCTGTTTCATCGAAACACCGACCGGCGACATCGATGCTCGTTTGGAATCTCAATTTGAAGTCATAGAAGAGACCATACTTGCCGGCGAGGAAAGGTTGTGA
- a CDS encoding FliI/YscN family ATPase: MTHVAYDVYAERIAAASPVRHFGKVTKVIGLVIESAGPAVSVGRLCHIENYDTGSRIKAEVVGFRDDRILLMPLGPISGITPGAIVTSTFEQLRIPVGDQLIGRILGGLGQPIDDNGPLISTMMRPIHAEPIPALKRRRIEEPLRTGIRSMDMTCAVGKGQRMGIFSGSGVGKSVLLGMMARGSSADVNVIALVGERGREVREFIERDLGEEGMKNTVVVAVTSDQPSLIRVKGAMVATTIAEHFRDQGRDVMLLMDSLTRIAMAQREIGIAVGEPPTTKGYTPSVFALLPKLLERAGQSEKGSVTGIYTVLVEGDDFNEPVSDAVRSILDGHVSLSRRLASRNQFPAVDVPDSISRLAKDVTTDSEQALAGEVRELLSVYREAEDLINIGAYVKGSNPGIDRAIDKHEPLNNFFRQAIMELADHAQSVQRLKEILAD, encoded by the coding sequence GTGACGCACGTTGCCTACGATGTTTATGCAGAACGGATAGCAGCGGCCTCTCCGGTTAGACACTTCGGTAAAGTAACCAAGGTGATCGGTCTGGTAATTGAATCGGCCGGGCCGGCGGTGTCGGTGGGTCGTTTGTGCCACATTGAAAACTATGATACCGGGAGCCGAATCAAAGCCGAGGTGGTTGGATTTCGTGATGACCGGATTTTGCTGATGCCGTTGGGGCCTATCTCGGGTATCACCCCGGGCGCAATTGTCACCTCCACTTTCGAACAACTGCGCATCCCGGTGGGAGATCAACTTATCGGTCGCATACTGGGCGGGTTGGGTCAGCCGATTGATGACAACGGTCCGCTGATAAGCACCATGATGAGACCAATCCACGCTGAGCCAATTCCCGCCTTGAAACGCCGTCGCATAGAAGAACCATTGCGCACAGGTATCCGGTCCATGGACATGACCTGCGCCGTGGGCAAAGGTCAGCGCATGGGTATATTCTCCGGTTCCGGCGTCGGGAAGTCTGTCCTTTTGGGCATGATGGCGCGGGGATCATCGGCCGATGTCAACGTCATCGCGCTGGTGGGCGAGAGGGGCCGCGAAGTGCGCGAGTTTATCGAACGCGATCTCGGCGAGGAAGGGATGAAGAACACGGTGGTCGTTGCTGTGACTTCGGATCAACCATCGCTCATCCGGGTCAAAGGCGCCATGGTTGCAACAACTATCGCCGAGCACTTCCGTGACCAGGGTCGCGATGTCATGCTCTTGATGGATTCGCTTACGCGCATAGCCATGGCCCAACGAGAGATCGGAATCGCGGTGGGGGAACCTCCGACAACCAAAGGTTACACTCCTTCGGTGTTTGCTCTATTGCCGAAACTTCTGGAGCGGGCCGGACAGAGCGAAAAAGGGTCTGTGACCGGGATCTACACGGTATTGGTCGAGGGAGATGATTTCAACGAGCCGGTATCCGACGCCGTCCGTTCAATTTTGGACGGGCATGTCTCTCTGTCGCGACGGCTGGCATCGCGCAACCAGTTTCCCGCGGTGGATGTGCCCGATTCGATCAGCCGTTTGGCCAAGGATGTCACCACCGACTCAGAACAGGCGCTGGCCGGGGAGGTGCGGGAGTTGTTGTCGGTATATCGTGAAGCCGAAGACCTGATCAACATAGGCGCCTACGTCAAAGGGTCCAACCCCGGAATCGATCGCGCTATCGATAAGCATGAGCCACTGAACAATTTCTTCCGTCAGGCAATCATGGAACTGGCCGATCATGCACAATCGGTACAGAGACTCAAAGAAATACTCGCTGACTGA